A section of the Micromonas commoda chromosome 14, complete sequence genome encodes:
- a CDS encoding predicted protein — MSSTKRNNAQLDRSYKRARGIKDDRRGPKVDPNTILRIAFIAMGLKALNEHVKRTHGINAFAHGKRLAVDAIRDVRSAFSRMLAPKSGGGRGDRGRPNSRSFKGKGKRLGKR, encoded by the coding sequence ATGTCGTCGACGAAGAGGAACAACGCTCAGCTCGACAGGTCTTACAAGAGGGCCCGGGGGATCAAGGACGACCGCAGGGGGCCAAAGGTGGACCCCAACACCATCCTCCGCATCGCGTTCATCGCGATGGGCCTGAAAGCGCTCAACGAGCACGTGAAGCGTACGCACGGCATCAACGCGTTCGCGCACGGGAAGCGTctggcggtggacgcgataCGGGATGTGCGCTCTGCGTTTTCCAGGATGCTGGCGCCGAAGTCtggcggcgggaggggcgaCCGGGGACGGCCCAACTCACGGAGCTTCAAGGGCAAAGGGAAGAGGCTGGGGAAGCGCTGA
- a CDS encoding predicted protein — protein sequence ARVPLIKFRDPRTGVKCDVCVGNDGVYKSAVLGAMADLDSRYRDLVFLVKMWAKNFDCNDATAGSFNSYSLSLMSLFHLQTRSPPILP from the coding sequence gcgagggTGCCGCTCATTAAATTCCGGGATCCACGAACCGGGGTCAAGTGCGACGTTTGCGTGGGCAACGACGGCGTGTACAAGtccgcggtgctcggcgcgatggcggaccTGGACTCGCGGTACAGGGATCTGGTGTTTTTGGTCAAGATGTGGGCGAAAAACTTTGACTGcaacgacgccaccgcgggttCCTTCAACAGCTACTCGCTGTCGCTCATGTCGCTGTTTCACCTGCAGACGAGGTCGCCCCCGATTCTACCG
- a CDS encoding hypothetical protein (putative uncharacterized protein): MNFFNQRGKFSRILVRDDANQPAGRTPDASWSGSMLPRSLTVRGDAGARHELPASHQPSAAGTVASLAPRAPAPSHKLLSLSHSTRHHRPRASSGSDAEFDADKDGAEPTASTSICAQMAHVGRRGRTPNLYWLAPHDEQLRRHPRFVALPPVEDVVVGHESSYRYVRQHTELWDDLHAGRITTGCLTAALGFQEDGVCKTLGMGRGRGGDHGPLLGAYRRLRLGTMPTPSGMSRAEEERANAERTRAYNSGLDALGPAAPIDGGSDDDDGDDPIVAEDLAAGATTSGGVEGGGDGNTQKKNKNKKRRPKKRPKGAAPKRDASALVGDATPWAAARAMRCKMAARRGEGGVRMAWGSAQEAGTVATLMLHHPECVCEEVGLCCVDVDRWRDEWGLGATSVPPIGASPDAIVRFPTKDSGSGPGWERLVVEVKNHSPFRRDPGKPGVFYVNDRTPFETPPPYHVPQLQMEMLAADTRAGLLCMQSATRGVRVFRIERDDEYCAGMLRTLGAMHEEYVLRGREPPERMFSDRDWYFDLVRRTVKIAKGATLWEEIPYHARLPGEAYDERPFLPASG, encoded by the coding sequence ATGAATTTTTTTAACCAACGGGGAAAGTTCTCGAGAATACTTGTACGCGATGATGCGAACCAACCCGCGGGCAGAaccccggacgcgtcgtggTCGGGGTCGATGCTGCCGCGCAGCCTGacggtgcgcggcgatgccggcgcGCGGCACGAGCTGCCGGCGTCGCATcagccgtccgcggcgggcacggtcgcgtccctcgcgccgcgcgcgccggcgccgtctcaCAAGCTGCTCTCCCTGTCCCACTCGACACGTCATCATCgtccgagggcgtcgtcgggatCCGACGCGGAGTTCGACGCCGACAaagacggcgccgagccgacCGCGAGCACGAGCATATGCGCGCAGATGGCGCACGTTGGCCGCCGGGGCCGCACGCCCAACCTCTATTGGCTAGCCCCTCACGACGAGCAGCTCCGGCGCCATCCACGGTTCGTCGCGCTGCCCCcggtcgaggacgtcgtcgtcgggcacgAGTCGTCGTACCGGTACGTGCGGCAGCACACGGAGCTGTGGGACGACCTTCACGCGGGCAGGATCACCACGGGGTGCCTCACGGCCGCGCTGGGGTTCCAGGAGGACGGCGTGTGCAAGACGCTCGGCATGGGgcgcggcaggggcggcgacCACGGACCCTTGCTCGGCGCGTACCGCCGGCTGCGGCTGGggacgatgccgacgccgtcggggatgagccgcgcggaggaggaacgcgcgaacgcggagaGGACGCGGGCGTACAACTCAGGGTTGGACGCGCtgggacccgccgcgcccatcgacggagggtccgacgacgacgacggcgacgacccgatcgtcgcggaggatctcgccgcgggggcaaCGACCAgcggcggggtcgagggcggcggcgacggaaaTACGCAGAAGAAGAATAAGAATAAGAAGAGACGACCTAAGAAACGGCCtaagggcgccgcgccgaagcgcgacgcgtccgcgctcgtcggcgacgccacgccgtgggcggcggcgagggcgatgcgATGCAAGATGGCGGctcggcggggcgaggggggcgtGCGGATGGCGTGGGGCAGCGCGCAGGAGGCCGGCACGGTCGCCACGTTGATGCTCCACCATCCGGAGTGCGTATGCGAGGAGGTGGGTCTGTGTTGCGTGGACGTGGATCGGTGGAGAGACGAGTGGGGTttgggcgcgacgtcggtgcCGCCCATCGGCGCTTCGCCCGACGCCATCGTTCGGTTTCCGACGAAGGACTCGGGCTCGGGCCCGGGTTgggagcgcctcgtcgtcgaggtcaaGAACCACTCGCCGTTCCGCCGCGATCCGGGTAAGCCCGGGGTGTTCTACGTCAACGACAGGACGCCGttcgagacgccgccgccctaTCACGTGCCGCAGCTGCAGATGGAGATGTTGGCCGCGGATACCAGGGCCGGGTTGCTCTGCATGcagtcggcgacgcgaggggtaCGGGTGTTTCGGATCGAACGGGACGACGAGTACTGCGCGGGGATGTTGAGAACGCTGGGGGCGATGCATGAGGAGTACGTGCTGAGGGGACGGGAGCCCCCGGAGCGGATGTTCTCGGACAGGGACTGGTACTTTGACCTCGTTCGCCGGACGGTCAAAatcgcgaagggcgcgacgctGTGGGAGGAGATTCCGTATCACGCGCGGCTGCCCGGAGAGGCGTACGACGAGCGACCGTTCCTGCCGGCGAGCGGGTGA
- a CDS encoding predicted protein: MLAGSTTPAGDLACRAATSLAVRARATRTFARHASTSHATRNGGFAAGPVRRHSKFWGERCSPAWRRSMSVRSAVAFPDDAVESADSDEENDDKPPKILRFNGDKISLHKTNGNGNGRRAASGVYELDVDADDKRAASSATDDDKPSNLAGLIDEVAIVEDAAEARRVLKILMANTGDADRPVYHAVDTEVSHIDVSEQCPVGHGRVTCFSVYCGPDVDFGASQSGGNGSKNSRKNGSTGPAGGKPKTLLWVDTMSLGDEGWKIFKPYFESPDVKKVWHNYGFDRHVIENHGVKLAGFAADTMHMARLWNSNRKLEGGYSLEALSSDPKVMSDAGEMYSEAGEELIRSKRGMKKIFGKAKLKKDGTPGKTVILPPIDEIQTDPEQRETWIEYSALDAQATWFLRESLEAKLRGIDCEACPVLSKKPTFRRCSNLWDFYVHYLREFGEVLTDMESNGMYVDKAHLADAEKRALEDKKVAEDYFRAWATGKCPAAEHMNVGSGIQVRQLLFAGAPNKRRDKPGVEKTREFAMVSKEWTEWDENGREGKAPKKAAKFELHGITKRNLQPPVYTTTGLPAVSSVVLRALAGKPGAARELVDNWDALADDQKKDEALAKKCGSAFLAFGGGFDGVEACAAIDALNDVAAIDTLLSNFIIPLQSDNLRGFNGRVHAALNINTETGRLSARRPSLQNQPALEKDRYGIRKAFSAEPGNILIVADYGQLELRLLAHMAGCVSMREAFEAGGDFHSRTAMGMYKEIREAMEQGKCLLEYGDIDDDAGGEKPALVKDMFASERRKAKVLNFSIAYGKTAHGLAKDFGVSTREAEETVDLWYSDRPEVREWQAVQHKKAAEKGKVNTLLGRHRNLPEASSSDEMRRGHALRASINTPIQGGAADIAMLAMIQIHRCPRLRELGFKLLMQIHDEVILEGPEEHRDEALALVKLHMEKPFNDHENLCDVELSVDGDYAKTWFEAK, from the exons ATGCTCGctggctcgacgacgccggcgggcgacctcgcctgccgcgccgcgacgtcgctcgcggtgcgcgccaGGGCGACACGCACGTTCGCGCggcacgcgtcgacgtcgcacgcgacgcggaACGGaggcttcgccgcgggcccgGTGCGCCGACACTCCAAATTCTGGGGCGAGCGCTGTTCGCCCGCGTGGAGGCGATCTATGTCCGTGAGGAGCGCGGTTGCGttcccggacgacgcggtggagagcgcggacagcgacgaggagaacgaCGACAAGCCCCCGAAGATCTTGCGGTTCAACGGCGACAAGATCTCGCTGCACAAGACCAACGGAAACGGCAACGGcagacgcgcggcgtccggcg TGtacgagctcgacgtggacgccgacgacaagCGCGCGGCATCGTCCGCGACAGACGACGACAAGCCGTCCAACCTCGCGGGACTgatcgacgaggtcgccatcgtcgaggacgccgccgaggcgaggcgagTGCTGAAGATCTTGATGGCCAACACCGGGGACGCGGACCGACCGGTGTACCACGCCGTGGACACCGAGGTGTCGCACATCGACGTGAGCGAGCAGTGCCCGGTGGGCCACGGCCGCGTCACCTGCTTCTCCGTGTACTGCGGACCGGATGTGGACTTTGGAGCCAGCCAGTCGGGGGGAAACGGCTCGAAGAACTCGAGAAAGAACGGATCAACGGGGCCCGCGGGCGGGAAGCCCAAGACGCTGCTGTGGGTGGACACCATGTCCCTCGGTGACGAGGGTTGGAAGATCTTCAAGCCCTACTTCGAGTCTCCGGACGTGAAGAAGGTGTGGCACAACTACGGATTCGACAGGCACGTCATCGAGAACCACGGGGTGAAGCTGGCTGGATTCGCCGCGGACACCATGCACATGGCGAGGCTGTGGAACAGCAACCGCAAGCTCGAGGGCGGGTActcgctcgaggcgctgtCGTCCGATCCCAAGGTGATGTCGGACGCGGGGGAGATGTActccgaggctggcgaggagCTGATCCGCAGCAAGCGCGGGATGAAGAAGATCTTCGGAAAGGCAAAGCTCAAGAAGGACGGAACGCCGGGTAAGACGGTGATCCTGCCGCCGATCGACGAGATCCAGACCGATCCCGAGCAGAGGGAGACGTGGATCGAGTACTCCGCCTTGGACGCGCAGGCGACGTGGTTCCTGCGCGAGTCTCTCGAGGCTAAGCTCAGAGGCATCGACTGCGAGGCGTGTCCGGTGCTGTCGAAGAAGCCGACGTTTCGTCGATGCTCCAACCTCTGGGATTTTTACGTGCACTACCTCAGGGAGTTTGGCGAGGTGCTGACGGACATGGAGAGCAACGGCATGTACGTCGACAAGGCGCACTtggccgacgcggagaaACGTGCGCTTGAAGACAAGAAGGTGGCGGAGGACTACTTCAGGGCGTGGGCCACGGGTAAgtgccccgcggcggagcacaTGAACGTCGGTTCCGGCATCCAGGTCCGGCAGCTCCTCTTCGCCGGAGCCCCCAACAAGAGGCGGGATAAGCCCGGCGTGGAGAAGACGCGCGAGTTCGCGATGGTGTCGAAGGAGTGGACCGAGTGGGACGAGAACGGGCGGGAGGGTAAGGCGCCGAAGAAGGCTGCCAAGTTTGAGCTTCACGGCATCACCAAGCGGAACTTGCAGCCGCCGGTGTACACCACCACCGGCTTACCCGCGGTGTCCTCGGTGGTTCtcagggcgctcgcgggcaagccgggcgccgcgcgcgagctcgtggacaactgggacgccctcgccgatgatcagaagaaggacgaggcgctggcgaagaAGTGCGGCAGCGCGTTCCTGGCctttggcggcggctttgacggcgtcgaggcgtgtGCCGCCATCGATGCCCtgaacgacgtcgccgccatcgacacCCTCCTCTCCAACTTTATTATTCCGCTGCAGAGCGATAACCTCCGCGGATTCAACGGCCGggtgcacgcggcgctcaacATCAACACCGAGACTGGCCGACTCTCCGCGCGCAGGCCGTCCCTCCAGAACCAGCCCGCGCTGGAAAAGGACCGCTACGGCATTCGAAAGGCTTTCAGCGCCGAGCCCGGGAACatcctcatcgtcgccgatTACGGCCAGCTGGAGCTTCGTCTGCTCGCGCACATGGCCGGGTGCGTCTCCATGCGAGAGGCGTTTGAGGCTGGAGGCGATTTCCACAGCAGGACCGCGATGGGAATGTACAAGGAGATCAGGGAGGCGATGGAGCAAGGGAAGTGTCTGCTGGAGTACGGtgacatcgacgacgacgcgggcggcgagaagcCGGCGCTGGTGAAGGACATGTTCGCGTCCGAGAGGAGAAAGGCAAAGGTGCTCAACTTTTCAATCGCGTACGGTAAGACGGCGCACGGACTGGCGAAGGACTTTGGCGTCAGCACCagggaggctgaggagaCCGTGGACCTGTGGTACAGCGACAGGCCGGAGGTGCGGGAGTGGCAGGCTGTGCAGCACAAAAAAgcggcggagaagggcaAGGTGAACACGCTCTTGGGCCGACACAGGAACCTGCCCGAGGCGTCGAGCAGCGATGAGATGCGACGGGGGCACGCGTTGCGCGCCAGCATCAACACCCCGatccagggcggcgccgcggacatcgccaTGCTCGCGATGATTCAGATCCACCGGTGCCCGAGGCTGAGGGAGCTCGGTTTCAAGCTTCTGATGCAGATACACGACGAGGTGATTCTTGAGGGACCCGAGGAGCACAGagacgaggcgctggcgctggtCAAGCTGCACATGGAGAAACCGTTCAACGACCACGAGAACCTGTGCGACGTGGAACTCTCCGTGGACGGCGACTACGCCAAGACCTGGTTCGAGGCCAAGTGA
- a CDS encoding predicted protein, translating into MSAMSAMSAQRDLLTLLGRGSVQTPMMPPGLMAPGGPPGLNNLESIFGGGGPGLVGGGPGASIAGLQSMPGHQHAGMLGHQQRMAAPPPGFGQASTQNPFDRVSTPAQLAHQQPPQPQTQFPPQTQQFGGQPVGPPGLDGMFRQLSFGSGSAEINQQQPPPPPPNAFDGGPVQMNPPTHGGVNDAAQMQNGVRALRRPQPGDGAYVAAAAPEAPNGTGGGGGGGGRRNRGRGGGGGVNGGGGKGGKGKGAAPPPPVSTGPKTLPKPRAVPPKA; encoded by the coding sequence atgtcggcCATGTCGGCCATGTCGGCGCAGCGCGATCTCCTGACGCTCCTCGGTCGCGGATCCGTACAAACGCCGATGATGCCCCCGGGGCTGATGGCGCCCGGCGGACCTCCGGGTCTCAACAACCTGGAGAGCATattcggcgggggcgggccggGACTGGTGGGGGGCgggccgggcgcgtcgattGCGGGCCTCCAGTCGATGCCCGGTCACCAGCACGCAGGGATGCTCGGTCACCAGCagaggatggcggcgccgcctccgggaTTTGGCCAGGCGTCGACGCAGAACCCCTTCGATCGCGTCTCGACCCCCGCGCAATTGGCGCATCAACAGCCGCCTCAGCCGCAGACGCAGTTTCCGCCGCAGACGCAGCAGTTCGGCGGGCAGCCCGTCGGACCTCCCGGCCTCGACGGAATGTTCCGGCAGCTCTCCTTCGGCTCTGGCTCGGCTGAAATCAACcagcagcagccgccgccgccgccgcccaacgCGTTTGACGGCGGACCCGTCCAGATGAACCCGCCCAcgcacggcggcgtgaacgacgcggcgcagatgCAGAACGGCGTCCGGGCGCTGCGCCGGCCGCagccgggcgacggggcgtacgtggccgccgccgcgcccgaagCGCCCAACGGGacgggtggcggcggcggcggaggcggtaGAAGGAACCGGGGCcgagggggcggcggaggcgtcaacggaggcggcgggaaggGGGGCAAGGGtaagggcgccgcgccgccgccgccggtcagCACGGGTCCCAAGACGCTTCCCAAGCCGCGCGCCGTGCCGCCCAAGGCGTGA
- a CDS encoding hypothetical protein (Contains the Pfam domains: FtsH_ext, AAA, and peptidase_M41) translates to MNAVVAQPAAVPRQFAARSALRRNAGKAASAAPARARRSVAVRAAGNNEDKTVAIASIAAFLAAAPLAAVADDFAPPAQEAPASALAQFQAQAQSAMSGDSLTAPDTKVVDPNALPEGNTWRYSEFIRAVMGGKVERVRFAKDGTSLQLTAVDGRRAQVTLPNDPELVDILAKNGVDISVSEGDQQGNYASLFGNLLFPLLAFGGLFFLFRRAQGGEGGGGFGGMGGGGPMDFGKSKSKFQEIPETGVTFVDVAGVDGAKLELQEVVDFLKNPDKYTQLGAKIPKGCLLVGPPGTGKTLLAKAVAGEAGVPFFSCAASEFVELFVGVGASRVRDLFEKAKSKAPCIVFIDEIDAVGRQRGSGMGGGNDEREQTINQLLTEMDGFEGNTGVIVLAATNRPDVLDSALLRPGRFDRQVTVDLPDVAGRIRILKVHARGKTIGKDVDFDKVARRTPGFSGAALQNLLNEAAILAARRDLTEISKEEIADALERIVAGAAKEGAVMSEKKKRLVAYHEAGHAIVGALMPEYDPVTKISIVPRGAAGGLTFFAPSEERLESGLYSRTYLENQMAVAMGGRVAEELIFGAENVTTGASGDFQQVSRTARMMIEQMGFSEKIGQIALKTGGGQTFLGNDAGRGADYSQATADIVDSEVQALVEVAYRRAKDLVQENIQCLHDVAEVLLDKENIDGDEFEQIMLKAKAKLYLKDDNSAVDVPFKTA, encoded by the exons AtgaacgccgtcgtcgcccagccCGCCGCTGTGCCCCGCcagttcgcggcgaggtccgcccTCCGTCGCAACGCCGGCAaggccgcgtccgccgcgcccgcgcgcgccaggcgctccgtcgccgtccgcgccgccggcaaCAACGAG GACAAgaccgtcgcgatcgcgtccatcgccgccttcctcgccgccgcgcccctcgcggcggtggctgaCGATTtcgccccccccgcgcaggaggctcccgcctcggcgctcgcgcagttccaggcgcaggcgcagtCCGCGATGTCCGGCGATTCCCTCACCGCGCCCGACACCAAGGTGGTCGACCCCAACGCCCTCCCCGAGGGCAACACCTGGAGGTACTCCGAGTTCATCCGCGCCGTCATGGGCGGCAAGGTTGAGCGCGTCAGGTTCGCCAAAGATGGCACCTCCCTCCAGctcaccgcggtggacggcagGCGCGCGCAGGTGACCCTCCCCAACGACCCGGAGCTCGTGGACATCCTCGCCAAGAACGGCGTCGACATCTCAGTCTCCGAGGGCGACCAGCAGGGCAACTACGCCTCCCTCTTCGGCAACCTCCTCTTCCCGCTcctcgcgttcggcggcctcttcttcctctttcgccgcgcgcagggcggcgagggcggcggcggctttggtggcatgggcggcggcggacccaTGGACTTCGGCAAGTCCAAGTCCAAGTTCCAGGAGATCCCGGAGACGGGCGTGACgttcgtggacgtcgcgggcgtcgacggcgccaagctcgagctCCAGGAGGTTGTCGACTTTCTCAAGAATCCCGACAAGTACACGCAGCTCGGAGCCAAGATCCCCAAGGGGTGCCTCCTCGTCGGTCCCCCCGGCACCGGTAAGACTTTGCTCGCCAAGGCtgtcgcgggcgaggcgggcgtcCCGTTCTtctcctgcgccgcgtccgagttTGTCGAGCtcttcgtcggcgtcggcgcgtcgcgcgttcgcgatcTCTTCGAAAAGGCCAAATCCAAAGCTCCGTGCATCGTCTtcatcgacgagatcgacgccgtcggtcgccagcgcgggtccggcatgggcggcggtaacgacgagcgcgagcagacGATCAACCAGCTGCTGACGGAGATGGACGGCTTCGAGGGCAACAccggcgtcatcgtcctcgcggcgacgaacagGCCGGATGTCCTCGACTCGGCGCTGCTCCGCCCCGGCCGCTTCGACCGCCAGGTGACGGTGGACCTCCCCGACGTGGCGGGTCGCATCCGCATCCTCAAGGTGCACGCCCGGGGTAAGACGATCGGCAAGGATGTCGATTTCGACAAGGTTGCGAGGCGCACGCCCGGTttctcgggcgccgcgctgcagaACCTCCTCAACGAagccgcgatcctcgccgcgcgtcgcgacctGACCGAGATCTccaaggaggagatcgcggatgccctcgagcgcatcgtcgcgggcgccgccaagGAAGGCGCCGTCATGtccgagaagaagaagaggctCGTCGCCTACCACGAGGCTGGccacgccatcgtcggcgcgctcatgCCCGAGTACGACCCGGTGACGAAGATCTCCATcgtgccccgcggcgccgcgggcggtcTCACCTTCTTCGCCCCCtccgaggagcgcctcgagtCCGGCCTCTACTCCAGGACCTACCTCGAGAACCAGATGGCggtcgcgatgggcggccgcgtcgccgaggagctcatctTCGGCGCCGAGAACGTCACCACCGGCGCCTCTGGAGACTTCCAGCAGGTTTCCAGGACGGCGCGCATGATGATCGAGCAGATGGGCTTCTCCGAGAAGATCGGCCAGATCGCGCTCaagacgggcggcggccagaCCTTCCTCGGCAACGACGCCGGCAGGGGCGCGGACTACTCTCAGGCCACCGCCGACATCGTCGACTCGGAGGTGCAGGCGCTGGTGGAGGTTGCGTACAGGCGCGCCAAGGATCTCGTGCAGGAGAACATCCAGTgcctccacgacgtcgccgaggtgctcCTCGACAAGGAAaacatcgacggcgacgagttcgagCAGATCATGctcaaggccaaggcgaagctCTACCTCAAGGACGACAActccgccgtggacgtcccCTTCAAGACTGCGTAA
- a CDS encoding predicted protein produces the protein HACAYCGIRDPACVVKCVATDKWFCNSRHSTLPASCIVYHLVRSRNKEVQLHADSPLGDMVLECYLTGQRNVFTLGFVPCVDDEVVVLLARDPSMGVAGGAAAKQLADMNLDLAQWQPLISDKQFLPWLVKSPDEKTQVRARALTYAQANRLEELWKTNPNAGLDDADVLDDDEELQPVALRYADAYQYQNVFGPLLKIEADHDRAQKESQSKDGLRVRWDVGLNKRRLAYFSFPADEEIARLVVGDALRLRHAAYPAGKDQSGGATWSAEGVVLKFTDREEVVLELRSGSGDAPVEETNGFSVDFLWNSISFDRAQAAMKAFALDETSVSGYIYHLLLGHDVEPKPLAVTLPKKLSAPNLPPLNHSQESAARAVLQRPLSLIQGPPGTGKTVTSATIVYQLAQQHLGQVIVCAPSNVAVDQLAEKIERTGLRVVRLAARSREHVASPVEHLTLHYQVAHLDSPETAEFKKLQQLKDELGELSSNDERRHKRLKRKIEREIIAAADVVCVTAVGAGDPRLADFRFRQVLMDESTQATEPECLIPLIMGAKQVVMVGDHCQLGPVVTSKKAARAGLGQSMFERLISLGVQPIRLQVQYRMHPCLSEFPSNAFYEGALQNGVAAADRLLTHVDFPWPNPTSPMMFWSMTGAEEISASGTSYLNRAEAAGVEKVVTHLLRAGVDPGRIGVVTPYEGQRAYVSQHMTRAGVLATRLYGEVEVASVDAFQGREKDFIILSCVRSNEKTGIGFLNDPRRLNVAMTRARSGLVILGNPKVLSRQRLFHDLLNHFRDEGCLVEGALDSLRQSAVALSRPK, from the coding sequence cacGCGTGCGCCTACTGCGGCATCCGAGAtcccgcgtgcgtcgtcaagtgcgtcgcgacggacaAGTGGTTCTGCAACTCGCGGCACTCCACCCTACCCGCGTCGTGCATCGTGTACCACCTGGTGCGATCCAGGAATAAGGAGGTGCAGCTTCACGCGGACTCGCCCCTAGGCGACATGGTGCTCGAGTGCTACCTCACGGGCCAGAGGAACGTCTTCACCCTCGGCTTCGTCCcgtgcgtcgacgacgaggtggtggTCCTCCTGGCGCGCGATCCGTCCATGGGGgtggcggggggcgccgccgcgaagcagCTCGCGGACATGAACCTGGACCTCGCCCAGTGGCAGCCGCTCATCTCGGACAAGCAGTTCCTCCCGTGGCTCGTGAAATCGCCAGACGAGAAGACCCAAGTTCGCGCCAGGGCGCTGACCTACGCGCAGGCCAACAGGCTCGAGGAGCTGTGGAAGACCAACCCGAACGCGGggctggacgacgcggacgtcctggacgacgacgaggagctccagCCGGTGGCGCTTCGATACGCCGACGCTTACCAGTACCAGAACGTCTTCGGACCGCTGCTCAAGATTGAAGCGGACCACGACAGAGCGCAGAAGGAGTCGCAGAGCAAGGACGGGCTGCGAGTGCGATGGGACGTGGGGTTGAACAAGAGGCGGCTGGCGTACTTTTCGTTcccggcggacgaggagatcgcgaggctggtcgtcggcgacgcgctcaggTTGCGCCACGCGGCGTATCCCGCGGGTAAGGACCAATCGGGCGGCGCCACGTGgagcgccgagggcgtcgtcctcaAGTTCACGGACAGGGAGGAGGTGGTGCTCGAGCTGCGGTCGGGCTCcggggacgcgcccgtcgaggagACGAACGGGTTCTCCGTGGACTTTCTGTGGAACAGCATATCGTTCGACAGGGCtcaggcggcgatgaaggctttcgcgctcgacgagacgTCGGTGTCGGGGTACATTTACCACCTCCTGTTGggccacgacgtcgagcccAAGCCACTGGCGGTGACGTTACCGAAGAAGCTGTCCGCGCCCAACTTACCGCCGCTCAACCACTCGcaggagagcgcggcgcgcgcggtgctgcAGCGACCGCTCAGCCTCATCCAGGGCCCGCCGGGAACCGGAAAAACGGTGACATCCGCGACGATCGTGTACCAGCTCGCGCAGCAGCACCTCGGGCAGGTGATCGTGTGCGCCCCCTccaacgtcgccgtggaccagctcgcggagaagatcGAGCGCACGGGGCTGCGCGTCGTGCgactcgcggcgaggtcccgAGAGCACGTGGCGTCGCCCGTGGAGCACCTCACCCTCCACTACCAAGTCGCGCACCTGGACTCGCCCGAGACTGCGGAGTTCAAGAAGCTGCAACAGCTcaaggacgagctcggcgagctgaGCAGCAACGACGAACGGAGACACAAGAGGCTGAAGCGCAAGATCGAACGGGAGATtatcgccgcggcggacgtcgtgtGCGTaaccgccgtcggcgccggcgacccgaGGCTGGCGGACTTTCGCTTCCGCCAGGTGCTCATGGACGAGAGCACGCAGGCGACGGAACCCGAGTGCCTCATCCCGCTCATCATGGGCGCGAAGCAGGTGGTGATGGTGGGCGATCACTGCCAGCTCGGACCGGTGGTGAcgtcgaagaaggcggcgcgagctGGCCTCGGTCAGAGCATGTTCGAGCGACTCATCTCCCTCGGGGTGCAGCCCATACGACTGCAGGTTCAGTACCGCATGCACCCGTGCCTGTCCGAGTTTCCCAGCAACGCGTTCTACGAGGGGGCGCTGCagaacggcgtcgcggcggcggacaggCTGCTCACGCACGTGGATTTCCCCTGGCCCAACCCGACGTCCCCGATGATGTTCTGGTCCAtgacgggcgccgaggagataTCCGCGTCGGGAACTTCGTACCTCAACCGCGCCGAAGCTGCCGGGGTGGAGAAGGTGGTGACGCACTTactccgcgcgggcgtggaccCCGGACGCATCGGCGTGGTCACGCCGTACGAGGGCCAACGAGCGTACGTGTCGCAGCACATGACCCGAGCCGGAGTGTTGGCCACGAGGCTGtacggcgaggtggaggtggcATCAGTGGACGCGTTCCAGGGCCGCGAGAAGGACTTCATCATCCTCTCCTGCGTGCGCAGCAACGAGAAGACGGGCATCGGCTTTTTGAacgacccgcgccggctcAACGTCGCCATGACGCGCGCCAGGAGCGGCCTCGTGATTCTAGGAAACCCCAAGGTGCTATCCCGCCAAAGACTCTTCCACGACCTGCTGAACCACTTCAGGGACGAGGGGTGCCTCGTGGAGGGTGCCCTGGACTCTTTGCGCcagtccgcggtggcgctgtcCCGTCCCAAG